CATCATGTGCAGCATTCTGATGAGCTTCTTTCTTATTCATGCCGATTCCGCTACCGATACGATGGCCATCCACAAACACAGCGTAATTGAAATGTCCGTGAGCACGCTTAGGCTCGGAAATAAGACGAAATTCCAGATTCAAGTGGTGCTTCTGTGCCCATTCAAGTAGAAGGGATTTGTAATTCGTAGTAGTATCCGTCAGGCTGTCTTCCAATTCATGAAAGACGGGAATGAAGCGTGTAAGGACAAACTTTTCCGCTGCTTGGTATCCTTTGTCCAGATAGATTGCTCCGATAAGGGCTTCCAGTGTATTGCCCATAATATCAGAACTCATCTGAGATATTTCGCCACGGACAATCAGAAAACGATCCAATCTGAGCTTTTTTGCCACTACATTGTTGATCTGTCTTTTGACAATCGCGCTGCGACGCTGACTCATATCCCCTTCATCCCAGTGAGGATGTTGGCGATATAAATAACCGCTGATAGCAGTGGCAAGAACGGAGTCTCCCAAAAATTCTAAGCGTTCGTTATTCAGTCGGTAGCCTTCGTCATCGACCAGACTGCACGAACTATGCCGAAAAGCCAGCTCATAAAAAGCAATCCGACTTGGTTTGAAGCCAAGAATATCCGAAAGCAAAACAAAAGACCCCCTCGGCTTTCGCCAAGGGAGTCTTGATAGGTATGAACTCAAAGACAACATTGCAGTCATCTATCAATCAGTTATTTCTCGAACTTCTTGAATACAACGCTGGCATTATGTCCTCCGAATCCAAAAGTATTGGACAGGGCTACACGTACCTGACGCTTTTGTGCTTCGTTGAATGTAAAGTTCAGGTTATAATCGATTTCCGGATCGCGATCGTCGTCCTGATGGTTGATCGTAGGCGGAACGATATCCTCGTGGACAGACTTAACGCACACCATAGCTTCTACAGCTCCGGCAGCTCCGAGAAGATGTCCTGTCATACTCTTGGTAGAACTGATGTTCAGCTTATAAGCATGTTCTCCGAAGACATCCTTGATAGCTTTCGCCTCTGAAATGTCCCCAACAGGAGTAGAAGTACCGTGTACATTGACGTAGTCAATATCCTCCGGCTTCAATCCAGCATCTTCGATAGCGTTTGTCATAACCAGCTTGGCTCCCAACCCGTCAGGATGACTTGCCGTCAGGTGATATGCATCGGCTGAAAGACCTGTTCCCACCAATTCGGCATAGATGCGGGCACCGCGTTTAAGAGCATGTTCCAGTTCTTCGAGAACTATACATGCTGCTCCTTCACCCATTACAAACCCGTCACGACTGGCACTGAAGGGGCGGCTGGCCTCTTGTGGAGCATCGTTGCGAGTGGAGAGAGCATTCATTGCATTGAAACCTCCCACTCCGGCAGCGCAAATCGACGCCTCAGAGCCTCCTGCAATGATTACATTGGCTTTGCCTAAGCGGATCAGATGGCAAGCATCGATCAGAGCATTGGTAGAGGAAGCGCATGCGGATGCGATGGAATAGTTAGGACCATGGAAGCCGTATTTGATCGAGATCTGGCCGGCTGCAATATCGGAGATCATCTTGGGGATGAAAAACGGATTGAAACGAGGCCCGTTCTCCGGATTATAGTCGCGCACTTCACTTTCAAAAGTCGTCAGACCACCGATTCCGGCAGAAACGATCACTCCCACACGATTCTTGTCCAATTGGTCCAAATCGAGGCCGGAGTCTTTTACACTCTCATCGGCCGCTACTTGTGCAAGTTGCGCGTAGCGGTCTAACTTACGCACCTCCTTGCGGTCAAAATGTTGCAAAGGGTCAAAACCCTTCACTTCGCAGGCGAACTGCGTTTTGAACTTGGAGGCATCAAAGAGCGTGATAGGTCCGGCTCCACTCTTGCCTGCCACTAAGCTTTCCCACGTTTCGGGAGCAGAGTTGCCAAGCGGAGTAATGGCTCCTAACCCTGTTACTACTACTCTTTTCAGTTCCATCGGAGTATTTTACTTCAGGTTTTTTTCGATATAGTCGATAGCGTCGCCGACAGTCTTGATCTCCTGTGCTTGGTCGTCAGGGATAGACATGTTGAATTCCTTTTCGAAATTCATCATCAACTCAACTGTATCAAGAGAGTCTGCTCCGAGGTCATTTGAGAAACTGGCTTCACGCGTTACTTCAGAAGCTTCTACATTCAATTTGTCAACTACGAGGTCGATCACTTTTTTTTCTACTTCAGACATAGTCTTGTTCTTTAAAATGGTTATTACTAATAATCTTCTTACTTATATTTGTGCTTCATTTAGCGCTGTTTAGCGGATTTAGCACAGAAAATACCGTGTTAGTCCATTATCAGCACCAGAAAATCTGCACAATCACACTCTTTGTGTGCAGCAAAAATAGTAAATAAAATGAGAAAAGTAGCGGTTTTAGCTTCCGGTAATGGCTCAAATGCAGAAAATCTGTGTCATTTCTTTGCCCAAAGAGGTTCGGCAAGCTTGGCTGTGATCCTCAGCAACCACTCCGATGCAGGAGTTATGGCACGTGCCCATCGGCTGAAAATACCGGCTTATTCGTTTACTACCCAAGAGATGCTCGAAGGATCGAAGCCCATTGCCCTCTTGAAAGAATTAGGGATAGACCTGATCGTGCTGGCCGGCTATATGTGCTATATAACCGCACCTTACTTGGAATCCTTCCCCGATAGGATCGTCAATATCCATCCTGCATTATTGCCCAAGTTCGGCGGAAAGGGAATGTACGGACACCACGTACACGAGGCCGTCCTTGCTGCAAGGGAAAAAGAAAGCGGCATCACCATTCATCTTGTCGATGGACATTACGATCACGGCAAAATCCTCCGTCAAGCTATCTGTCCGGTCCTTCCGGAAGATACTCCGGATACGCTGGCCGAAAGGATCCACGCTTTGGAATATGCACACTATCCGGAAGCTATAGAGGAATACCTGCTCCGACTTCCTACGGAATCATGAAATACTCCTTCCCAATGTCCAAGCCATCCAACATACTATATTATATAGTAGCAGGTTTTGTCCTGTTCCTTTCTCTCTCATGCAGTAGAGCATCTGATGTTTGCCACCTCAAACTGAATCTCTCCAATCTCAGCCGAGGCGATTCGGTTCTGGCTCTGCGAATTGAAGGGGAAGGCTCCTTTCGCACAGAAGAGATACACGTTACTCCGCCCAAGGCACAGATTCGACACGAAATCAAAGGCGATGTTAGTCGCATTCTATTATATTTCAACGAGGGCAATAACGTGCTCCGGCTCTATCCTGAAAAGGGAGAAGATATTAAAATCACTCTCGATGCCGACCAACCCCTCCTGCCTAAAATAAAAGGAGGAAGTACACATGCCACACTGAACGAGTTCATGCAAACTGCAGAGGAAGAGATCCATCGCTATCAGGATCATCTCCGAACCACCGACTTCCCCTCCAAAGCAAAAGCCTTCAGAGACTTGCGGCTCAAAGCCCTTGACTTCTATCTTTCCCATCCCGATGCCACCGGTATAAACAGATTAGCGGAGGAATACGACCTTTTCGACATAGACCTCATTCGCCGCTCCGGTATCTCGATGCACCGGCTTCCCCCGTCTCTTGATTCCATCCTTAGCCGGAATAAGTCGTACGCAGTCGGCCGTTTGGCTCCGGACTTCCTTGTCAAGGATATTGATCAGCGATCTTTCACTCTTTCCTGGTATAGGGGACAAGATGTGCTTTTGCTCTTCACGAACAAGCCTGACTCCACTACCGCTACATCATTGAAAGTATGGAGAGATAAAGAAGGAAAGACAAAGCCGGAAACCCTTACTCTCTCGCTCTTTGCACCGGACTCATCTCTCCGTAAACTCATCAGGAAGTTGGCTTTGCCCGGACGTGTGGCATCGGATAGTATCGGACAGGTATCGACACTTCTCAAGCGATATGGCATAGACAGTCTTCCATATACTATCCACATCGACACAGCCGGAAATATCCGTAGCCGCCATGCAGGCTACAGTCTCCAATAGTCCCTTCGCACCCTGTTTCTTTATTATGTTAGTAAAGACCTTTGCCGCTGCTCTGCACAGCATAGACGCCCTTACCGTTACCGTCGAAGTCAATATCACCCGAGGTTGCTATCTCAGTATGGTAGGACTCCCCGATGCAGCAGTCCGTGAGAGTCTGGATAGGATTCGCTCCACATACGACTGTCTGAATATCACCTTTCCCCAAAAGAGCATTACGATCAATCTCAGTCCGGCAGACATCAAAAAAGAAGGTACTGCCTACGACCTGCCCCTTGCCATTGCACTCATGGCTGCAGATGGCATTATCGGAGCAGACTCTCTGCCGCGCTATATGATTATGGGCGAGCTTTCGTTGGATGGATCGCTCCGTCCGATCAAAGGAGCCTTGCCCATTGCTATCCAAGCACGTGCCGAAGGGTTCGACGGGCTGATCCTCCCTGCGGAAAATGCACGTGAAGCAGCCGTCGTGAACAACCTCAATGTCTATGGCGTGAAGCATATTGCAGAAGTGATCAGCCATTTCAATGGGGGCGATCAGCTACAGCCCACTATAGTCGATACGCGCAGGGAATTTTTCGACCATCAGCAGCAGGTA
This genomic stretch from Porphyromonas gingivalis ATCC 33277 harbors:
- a CDS encoding peroxiredoxin family protein translates to MKYSFPMSKPSNILYYIVAGFVLFLSLSCSRASDVCHLKLNLSNLSRGDSVLALRIEGEGSFRTEEIHVTPPKAQIRHEIKGDVSRILLYFNEGNNVLRLYPEKGEDIKITLDADQPLLPKIKGGSTHATLNEFMQTAEEEIHRYQDHLRTTDFPSKAKAFRDLRLKALDFYLSHPDATGINRLAEEYDLFDIDLIRRSGISMHRLPPSLDSILSRNKSYAVGRLAPDFLVKDIDQRSFTLSWYRGQDVLLLFTNKPDSTTATSLKVWRDKEGKTKPETLTLSLFAPDSSLRKLIRKLALPGRVASDSIGQVSTLLKRYGIDSLPYTIHIDTAGNIRSRHAGYSLQ
- a CDS encoding acyl carrier protein, which gives rise to MSEVEKKVIDLVVDKLNVEASEVTREASFSNDLGADSLDTVELMMNFEKEFNMSIPDDQAQEIKTVGDAIDYIEKNLK
- the fabF gene encoding beta-ketoacyl-ACP synthase II yields the protein MELKRVVVTGLGAITPLGNSAPETWESLVAGKSGAGPITLFDASKFKTQFACEVKGFDPLQHFDRKEVRKLDRYAQLAQVAADESVKDSGLDLDQLDKNRVGVIVSAGIGGLTTFESEVRDYNPENGPRFNPFFIPKMISDIAAGQISIKYGFHGPNYSIASACASSTNALIDACHLIRLGKANVIIAGGSEASICAAGVGGFNAMNALSTRNDAPQEASRPFSASRDGFVMGEGAACIVLEELEHALKRGARIYAELVGTGLSADAYHLTASHPDGLGAKLVMTNAIEDAGLKPEDIDYVNVHGTSTPVGDISEAKAIKDVFGEHAYKLNISSTKSMTGHLLGAAGAVEAMVCVKSVHEDIVPPTINHQDDDRDPEIDYNLNFTFNEAQKRQVRVALSNTFGFGGHNASVVFKKFEK
- the rnc gene encoding ribonuclease III, with the protein product MTAMLSLSSYLSRLPWRKPRGSFVLLSDILGFKPSRIAFYELAFRHSSCSLVDDEGYRLNNERLEFLGDSVLATAISGYLYRQHPHWDEGDMSQRRSAIVKRQINNVVAKKLRLDRFLIVRGEISQMSSDIMGNTLEALIGAIYLDKGYQAAEKFVLTRFIPVFHELEDSLTDTTTNYKSLLLEWAQKHHLNLEFRLISEPKRAHGHFNYAVFVDGHRIGSGIGMNKKEAHQNAAHDALEKLKRARDYRQKKKSSSSSEPE
- a CDS encoding phosphoribosylglycinamide formyltransferase, producing the protein MRKVAVLASGNGSNAENLCHFFAQRGSASLAVILSNHSDAGVMARAHRLKIPAYSFTTQEMLEGSKPIALLKELGIDLIVLAGYMCYITAPYLESFPDRIVNIHPALLPKFGGKGMYGHHVHEAVLAAREKESGITIHLVDGHYDHGKILRQAICPVLPEDTPDTLAERIHALEYAHYPEAIEEYLLRLPTES